ATTATCGGGTGATACCTTCAACACCTTCGCAACCTCATCTTTTACCAGATCGCCCCCTTGCGTCGATACCCAAAGCTCAATTTTGTCGTCTGACTGGTAATGAGCCAGCGCGTTCATCGGCTCCATGGGGGAGTGGCTCACCATAGGAGTTTCATAGAACGCTTCCAGTTTGGTTGGGGCTTCGGCAAAGGTTATGTCAAAATCGCCTGTGTTATGACCCACTACACCCTCTGCCTTCTCCAGATGACGAAGGCTTTTTTCGTAGTCGGCCGAGTTGAAGGTATCATGATGCTGATGGTCCCACTGCACCTTGAGTGCTTTCCGTCCCTGTAAGGCAGCCCAGTACGTATCGGCCAGAACGGCAACGCCTTCGTAACGGTTTTTGCCCATGATCCGCTCTACTTTCACCGCTTTCTGAACCCCTTTTACGTTCAGGGCTTGGGCCGCATCGAAGCTAACGAGTTTACTACCCAGCACCGGACACCGTTCGATAGACGCGTAGAGCATTCCCGCTATTTTAGCATCCATTCCAAACTTCGCCTGACCATTTACCTTCGGCGGTACATCGGGCCGGGGAATCGACTTGCCCAGCATCGTGAACTGTTTCGGGTCTTTCAGCTTCGGCTCTTTCGGTACAGGAAGTTTGGCCGCTGTTTCGGCCAGTTGCCCGTAGGTGAGTTTTTTGCCTGATGGTTTGTGAATTACCGTCGCATTTTCAGCGTAACATTCCTCGACGGGCACATTCCATTGATCGCTGGCGGCTTTGATGAGCATCTCGCGGGCTGAGGCTCCCACTTTTCGCATCTGCGTATAGCCACCCCGAATGGAGCCGCTGCCACCCACCGCCTGCGACCACATACCACCATATTTTTTTTCTCCACCCGTTTGCCGGATAATGACTTTATCCAGTGGTACTTCCAGCTCTTCGGCAATCAGCGCGGGCACCGACTGATAGGTTCCCTGTCCAATTTCGGGACGGGGGTTCATAAGGGTAATTTGCCCCGATTTGTCGATCAGTACGTAAGGAGTAAGTTCGGCCGTTTCAGGCTGGGCCAGTCCAGGCTGGGCACTCAGGTTATGTACCGGGCTGGCCAGCAGATCGGTGCCCGATAGGCCCAGCGCAAACGTAGCCCCAGTCAGTCCGGCTGCTTTCAGAAAAGCCCGACGGGACGGGTTCGATTCAGATTGTTTCGGGTTATGGCTCATCGTTCACCGATTTTAGGGGCTGATTTGGGTAGTTTGGGCGCCGATGTCATCTCGGCCGATGCCGTATGAATGGCCTGACGAATCCGATTGTAGGTACCACAGCGGCAAATATTCCCCTGCATAGCGGCATCAATATCCGCATCGGTTGGCTTGGGCGTTTGTTTCAGCAGGGCCAGTGCCGACATGATCTGGCCTGACTGGCAATAACCACACTGCGGCACCTGATGCTCGATCCAGGCTTTTTGAATCGGGTGGTCGCCATTCTTCGAGATACCTTCGATGGTCGTGATTTTATGACCTGCTGCCGCCGAAACCGGGAAGCTACAGGAACGGATCGGGTTGCCATCAAGATGTACCGTGCAGGCACCGCATTGGGCGATACCACAGCCGAATTTGGTGCCCGTTAGTCCGACAACATCCCGAATGGCCCATAGTAAGGGCATTTGAGGATCAATGTCCAGCGTATGCACCTGATTATTAATCGTTAGCTTTACCGCAGCCATAACGAATAAAGATAGGGTTTGAAAACTTGTTTATAGACGGAAAGATACAAATTATAGCTGAAACCTGCTCCGTTTTATAGATACATGGTTTATTGGGGGGATAGATAGTAATTGTTGTGCCCATGGAGTTGCCAAAATGACGGAAAGCGTTTTAACTTTCCCCATGACTTTTGCTGAACAATTAACGACCTACTTCCAGACCGTTGCCGAAGAGTGCATTTTAGGCCTTTCGCTCGATTGTGTTATCTTTGGTTTTCATGATACACGGCTGAAAGTTTTATTGCTACGCTGGAAAGACACAAACGAGTGGTGTCTGCCGGGTGGGTTTATTTATAAGGAAGAATCGGTTGATACAGCTGCCGAACGTGTATTGCGCGAACGTACCGGATTAGACCAGATTTATCTCCAACAGTTTCATTTGTTTGGCGAAGCCGTTCGGTACGACTGGCAGGATACCTGGCAGCGACAGCAAATCCCTTTTTCATTTGGCAGTCGATGGCCGAAGCGGACCATATCGGCAGGCTATTACGCGCTGGTCGATTATACAAAAGTGACGTCAACCACCGATTTTATGTCGGACGAGTGTAATTGGTGGGATGTCAGTGAATTGCCATCAATGCTTTACGATCATCGGAATATTGTTGATGTAGCGCTTAAAACGATTCGGCTTCAACTTAACTGGCAACCCATTGGATTGAATCTGATGCCCGAAAAGTTCACTATCCCCGAACTACAACGACTATACGAAGCCGTACTGGGCCGGACACTGGATGCCCGTAATTTTCATAAAAAGATAACCGGCTTAAATATTCTAAAACGACTGGACGAACGCCGTACGGGTGGTGCCCATAAATCACCTTACCTCTACCAGTTCGATGAAGAAAACTACCAGAAAGCGCTCATCAACGGGAGCTTGATTTTTATCTGACCTGTCTTGCATGGCTACTCTTATCTAATTCGTAACCTGATCGGGCCAACATTAACGCACGCTGCGCAGTTGTTTTCAGGAATACAACAATTGATTCTATGGATATAAATGCAAATCCTGCGCAGGAATTAGGGCTTGGTGTGATCGGAATGGGAGGATTCGGTTTGTTTGCCGTTCAACAGTTTTTGCAGGTTGGTTTTCCTGACGGACTTCATGCAAAGCTGGTTGCCATTGCCGGATCGAAGCGAGAAGAAGCCGTCACGGTTGCAAAACGGTTTGGGGCAGAACAGGTTGGCAGTCTGGAGGAACTGGTCAATCATCCTGGTGTCGATATTGTTTACATCGCTACACCCCCTTTCCTGCATTACGAGCAGGCTATGCTGGCGCTGAATGCGGGCAAGCATGTGATCTGTGAGAAACCGCTGGCCATGAATCCAGAGCAAGGGCAGGAAATGATTGATACGGCCCGGCGAAAAGGGTTACTGATGGTAACCAACCTGATGCAGCGGTACAATCCGATGTTTGCCCGAGTCAAGCACCTGATCGATAAAAAGATCCTGGGGGAGTTTCTACATGGGTATTTTGAAAATTATGCAGGGGATGAAGGGCTGTCGCCAGAGCATTGGTTTTGGGACCGGAGCAAAAGTGGCGGCATTTTTATTGAACATGGCGTACATTTCTTCGACATGTTCGCCGGGTGGCTTGGCGAGGGCACCATAAAAGCGGCTCAGGTGATAAAACGACCGAACAGCAACGATATTGAGGACCAGGTGCAGGCAACAGTCGAGTATGGAGATGATGAAAGCGGCCGTAAACTGGTCAACTTTTACCACGGATTTACCCAGACCGGCCGGATGGATCGTCAGGAAATGCGCCTTCTCTTCGAACGTGGCGATATTACCTTGTTTGAATGGGTGCCGACCCGGATGATTATGCGGTGTGTAGTCGATGAAGAAACGACTCGTGCGTTGATGGATTTATTTCCGGGCGCTCAGTTGAATGTTACGGCTAATATTGGCGGAAAGGACAGACCCTTGCGGGGCCGGCACAAAACCTTCGATGCCTATCAGCAGATCGAGCTTCGATTCGGATTTGGCGACGAAAAGCAGCACATCTACAGCGAATTACTCCGGCTCATGTTTCGCGATCAACTCCGAGCTATTCAGTATCCGGGTTCGCACCGTATTATTCAGGAAGAGAACGGCCTGGAATCGCTGAAAACCGCAATGATCGCTGATCAACTGGCGCGTAGATGAGATAACCCGCTAATGATTAGGTATTTTTAGTTATTAAAAAATTTAAAAAACTTATCCATATGTACTGGAAGGTGGTGCGAACTGGCTAAATTTTTGCGACATTTGCGGCTGCTAAACCATCTTTCTCCGCATAACGCATGATCACGGAGTCAACTATTCTCGACAATCCAGACGGCTTGTTGTCGGGTACATCACCCTCAGGTGGCCCTATTCAATCGGCCATCACGTATGAAAAAATTCCAACCCATATCTACGCCGATGCCAAAGATGCCTCGCGAGCCGTGGCGCAGGAAATTGCTGATTTGATTCGCCAGAAGCAAAGTGAAGGAAAACCCTGCATATTGGGACTGGCAACCGGCTCATCGCCCAAAACAGTCTATGCTGAGCTGATTCGGATGCATCGGGAAGAAGGGCTGAGTTTCCGTAATGTGGTGTCATTCAATCTGGATGAATACTACCCTATGGAACCTGATTCGATCCAAAGCTATTGGCGGTTTATGCGAGAGCAGTTATTCGATCATGTCGATATTCCGCAGGGCAACTACCATGTTCCTGACGGTACCCTTCGGACGGATAAGGTAGCGGAGTTTTCGAAACAGTACGAAGCGGCTATTGAAGCAGCTGGTGGGCTGGACTTTCAGTTATTGGGTATCGGTGGTAATGGTCACATTGGTTTCAACGAACCGGGGTCGCTTATTAACTCGCATACCCGTTTGATGATGCTCGACAACTCAACCCGGGCTGCTGCGTCGGTCGATTTTGGTGGCCTGGCCAAAACGCCCCGGAAAGCGATTACAATGGGGGTGGCGAGTATTTTGAGTGCCCGTCGGGTGGTACTGCTGGCCTGGGGCGAACGAAAAGCACCCGTTATTCGGGGTGCCGTAGAAGGATTGGTGACCGAACTGAACCCGGCATCGTATCTGCAGACACATCCAAACGCATTGTTTGTGATTGACGAAGCGGCTGCGTCGGAGTTGACCCGTATGAAGACACCCTGGCTGGTGGATTCGGTTGTCTGGGACAACAAAATGAAGAAAAAAGCCGTCACCCATTTGTCGTTGACGTTAGGCAAGCCCGTTCTGAAACTGACCGACCGGGATTATAACGATAATGGAATGAGCGACCTGCTGGCGCAGTATGGTCAGGCTTACGATATCAATATCGATGTTTTCAACCAGCTTCAGCATACCATTACGGGATGGCCCGGTGGCAAGCCTAATGCCGACGATACCAACCGTCCTGAACGGGCCTTACCGGCACATAAACGCTGTCTGATTTTCAGCCCGCATCCCGACGATGATATTATTTCGATGGGCGGCACCTTTCAGCGTCTCCGCGATCAGGGTCACGAAGTTCACGTAGGTTACCAAACGTCGGGCAACATCGCTGTGGCGGATGATGAAGCGCTGCGCTTTGCCGATTATGTCGTTGATTTTAACGCTAAGTTTGGTATCAATAGCCCTGAAGCTACCCGTATTTTCCATGATGCGGCCGCTTCCTTGCGCGAGAAGAAAGACAGTGAAGTCGATACCCCTGAAGTGCGCTACGTGAAAGGGCTTATTCGGATGGGAGAAGCTAAATCGACCTGTCGATTTGTGGGAATCCCCGTCGAGAATGCGCACTTTATGAACATGCCTTTCTACGAAACCGGAACGGTAGCCAAAAAGCCGATCAGTGAGGAAGATATTAAGATTACGATGGACTTAATTGAAAAAATTAAGCCGCATCAAATCTATGCGGCTGGTGATCTGGCCGACCCACATGGTACGCACAAAGTCTGTCTGGATGCTGTCATGGAAGCGGTTCGGCGTTTAAAGCATAAGAATTTCATGAAAGATTGCTGGGTGTGGCTCTACCGTGGTGCCTGGGCCGAGTGGGATATTCACGAAATCGAAATGGCGGTACCGATGTCGCCCGATCAGGTGATGAAAAAGCGGTTGGGTATTTTCAAACACCAGTCGCAGAAAGATGGCGTGGTTTACCAGGGCACCGATTCGCGGGAATTCTGGCAGCGGGCCGAAGAGCGGAACAGCGCAACGGCTGGTCTTTATAACCGACTCGGCCTTGCCGAATACGAAGCCATGGAAGCCTTTGTCCGCTGGCGGTTTTAAGTCAATAAAGTTTTTAATAAAAAGCCCCTCACTGCAAAAGGAGGGGCTTTTTTATGCTCGCGGTAATAAATGCTGTAACTACACCCAGAGAGGAGCCTTATCCGCCTGCTTCCTGGCTTGGGTGACCTCTATCGTAAGACCGATTACCGTCAGCACGTAAAGCACAGAAACAAGTAGCGGAAGCAGGGTAAAGCGGAGGCCAGGAAGTGTGTACCAGCAGGCAACTACAACGATTGTTCTGAGCAAGGCATGTAACTGGCACGCTTTACTGTCATATAGCCAGCCAATAATAGGCCAGTGTATACTCATGCCAATTGCCAGACACAAGGGTACTAGTGATTTATCGATGCTGCTAGCCGGGATAATGATTCCCCAGCTCAGCATCATGGAAAAAAGTGCGTAGGGAATAAGCCCTGCCAACGGATTTTTTACCATCAAATTTGCTTTGAATGGCTTTTGTAAGGCAAGACCCAATGGGAAAAGTAAACCGCTGGTGCAGAAAGCCATGAGTGTCCATTGGCCCGGTTTTAAATAAAAACCGGCAACGGCTAAGGCCGCCCAGTAAATAGCACCCGCTATTGGTAATGAAATACCAGCGTTTGCACGGATAAGAAATTGACGTTTCTGATTGACTATTTCTTGGTTAAAATCCATGTGGTCCAAAAGCTCTATTACGTAATGTAGAGACAAAGATAGAACTCAAAAATCGTTTCCGGGAAATGGTAGCAGGCAGGGCAATCTAAACGGGTAGTTTACTCAAGCTGAAACAAACAGGCCATAATAGACAAGCCGTGGATAACAGCGAGTCAAAAATTTAAATTGTGAAAGCAGTAGTTGTTATAATATAGTTTTTGAATATAATTGCAAAAATATATTGTAGTTATATTATATCGGGTAATTGATAGAAAGATGACCAGACAGAACAAACAGAAAACGCTTCGATTATTTGCCTTACATGAATTTATTGTCGATCATTTTACAAAAGCCGACTGGATTAAAGTAGCTTATCTGACCGATAGCCTGGAACTGATTGAAGATCATCCGCGTCTGTTACGTAGTCTGGATTTTAAAGATGATGATTATGAAGGGAATAGCCTACAAGTGCTCTCTAAATTGATGAGCGAAAGCGCCAGTAATTTATACGAAATCGAGCGATTCGTCGAAATCAAGAAAGCACTGCTTGGCCGGGCTGCCCGTACGGTTCCAGATTTTATTTCGACCAGTCAGGCCAGTGCACCCGACCGTGTCATCACCTTTGCGCCCGATGTCTTCCGAATTCCAGACAAACCCGTAAATAGTAATGCACTGGCCGTTATGATGCCGTTCGAAAGTCGGTTTTCAGGAACCTATGCGGCCATTCGTAATGTATGCTCCAGACTTGGAGTTGATTGCCAGCGGGCTGATGACATCTGGGATAACAGCATTCTGATTCAGGATGTATTTGATCTGATTTTTACGGCTCAGGCCGTTATAACCGACTTTACCGACCGGAACCCCAATGTGTTTTACGAGACGGGCGTTGCGCATACGCTGGGTAAACTGGTTATTCCTATTACGCAATCGGTAAGCGATATTCCGTTCGATTTACGACACCACAGAGCACTTACCTACTTACCCAACACAGAAGGGCTGTTAAAACTCGAAAAAGACCTGGAAAAAAAGCTGACGAAGGTATTTAGTTGATTCGTTCAGCATACTTGTTGTATCTTCGAGAGATTATACGAAGCTTATGCGACCTCTTGTAGCGCCTATTTCCGATACACAAGCACCTGCTACAATCCAATCTGGTAGACTCCTTTCGCTGGACTTTTTCCGTGGCTTAACGGTAGCCGCTATGATACTGGTGAACAATCCGGGCGATTGGGGGCATATTTATGCGCCACTGGAACATGCTGCCTGGAATGGCTGGACACCCACCGACCTGATTTTCCCGTTCTTCCTGTTTATTGTAGGTGTTTCCATTACGTTTGCCCTAGGCCGTCGGGATGAGCAAAAGGCGAAGCAGGACGTAATTCAGAAAGTGGTAAAGCGAAGTGTAACGCTATTTCTGTTGGGCCTGTTCCTGAATTTTTTTCCCAAGTTTGACATCTCGACGGTTCGAATTCTGGGCGTGTTACAGCGGATCGCTATCGTCTATCTGGTTTGCTCACTACTCTTTTTAAAAACCAGCCCTCGACAACAGCTTTACATCCTGCTCAGTGTATTGATTGGTTATTGGCTGGCTATGACGCAGATTCCCGTACCAGGGGTTGGTTATGCCAATCTGGAACCAGAAACCAACCTGGCGGCCTGGCTGGATCGTATCATTCTGACCCCTGCCCATGTTTATAAACCCGCCAAAGTGTGGGATCCTGAAGGCTTGTTCAGCACAGTCCCGGCTATAGGAACCGGTATACTAGGTATGCTGACGGGTAGCTGGCTACAAACGAATAGACCCATTGCTGAAAAAGCGGCCTGGCTTTTCGCCGTTGGTTGTCTGACTCTGTTCGGTGGGTTAATCTGGAACGGGTTCTTTCCGATCAATAAGGCGTTATGGACCAGTTCATATGTGCTCCTGGCAGGTGGTCTGGCCATGCTGGTTCTGGCGTTGTGTTACTGGCTGATTGATGGACAGACTAAAGCGCAAAACTACCGCTGGGGTATATTGCCGTTTGTAGCGTTTGGCGTTAATGCCATCACTGTTTTCTTTCTATCGGGATTAATTCCGCGCATTATGAATCTGATTCATGTGACAAAGGCCGACGGAACGGAAGTCGGTTTGAAAGAATATCTCTACCGAACGGCCATTGCTCCTCCCTTTACCGATCCAACCAATGCATCCCTGGCCGGTGCATTGACCTTTGTGTTAATCTGGTTCGGTATTTTGTGGTGGCTCTATCGTAAGAACGTAATTATTAAGGTTTGAGGCTGAATTGGTTATCGGTTTTTGTCTTCCAGCGCGAGCCGAATCAGGTCAACGGTATTTTTTACCCCCGCCTTTCGAATAATGCTGGCCCGCTGGTTGGCTACGGTGTTGGGGCTGATGCCGAACCGATCCGCAATTTCGGGACTGCTCATACCGTCGATCAGGCATGTGAGAATTTGAGCTTCCCGGGCCGTAATCCTGTTCCAGATCGATGGGCCTTTTGGGGGCGTATTACTTACTTCATTTTTTCGTTGAATCGAATTGGGCAGTACAAGATGGCGGATGATAACCGACGAAGCATTCGGGGGATAGTATAAATCGCCATCAACCACAGTTCGTACCGCCTTCAAAATCTCTTCCTGACCAGTATCTTTCAGCAAATAACCGGCGGCCCCATGCTGAACGGCTTTCAGAATATAGTCGGGATTATTGTGCATACTGAACATAAGCGTTCGTACTCTAGGGTATTTTTCGGAAACAACCTTCAGCGTATCGATGCCCGACATACGAGGCATCGTGATGTCGAGGAGTAAAACATCCGTATCGATGCCCGACAGCAGAGCAACGGCCTCATCACCGTCGGAAGCTTCGCCAACGATCTGAATATCAGGCTCGTCTTCCAATAGCATCCGAATGCCTTTTCTGACTACAGAATGATCGTCGGTGACCAGAATGCGTATCGACATAGCGTTTGAGTTTACGGTTTTAACTTAGTAAGTTGATGAGTACTTCGACGGTTGTTCCTTTTTTGGGTTTAGATTGGATCGTTAGGGTTCCGTTGAGAAGCAGGGCACGGGTTCGCATATTCTCCAGTCCATTGACGATCAGCGACGATTTTTCCGAGGAACGAGCCGCTTTCAACGTGAATCCCTTGCCATCGTCTTGAACGGAAAGTGCTAATTTATGCCGATCCTGCTGAAGATTAATGCGAATAGACGGAGCATTAGCATATTTTACGGCATTGTGTAAGGCCTCCTGCGCAATTCGGTACAATCCGATTTCCATTGTCGGGCTTAATCGGGCCGCATTGCGGGGGCCGTTAAAAACAATGTCGATGCCCGATGATCGGCTGGTTTGCTCGGCTAATAATTGCAGGGTTGGGCCTAAACCAAAATCACTCAGGGTGGAAGGCATTAGGTTATACGATACCTGGCGTGTGGTCTGAATAATATCGGCAATGAGGTCGCAAAGCTCAGCAAACCGCTGACGTTGTTTCTCATCGGCCAGTGAGATGGATTTCAACTTTTCGGCATGGAGTTTTATGCCGGTCAGCATCTGGCCGATGCCATCGTGCAGCTCGCGGGCAAATCGACGCCGTTCCTCTTCCTGGCCTTCCAGCAGGGCCGCCGACCGGACCCGATCTTCGGCGCGGATTAGCTGATATTTTTCTTCGGTGGTACGAACCAGCTCCTGTTGGGTGTCGAGTAACTTTTGATTCGTGTAGGCCAGGTTTTGGTTGGTTGCTTCCAACTCGTGATTGGCAATTTCCAGCCGCTGGTTGGTTCGCTGTAATGACTGTTCGGACTTTGCCAACCGGCTGATGATTGCTTTTGTATGATTGACAACGGGCCGGAAAATAAAGAACCCCTCAATAAGCAGCGTCAATACGGTAGCAATGGTTAGTAGCCACTCAATGCGTTCGAGTGTGCGAATACGCTGGAAACTTTCGGTATC
This window of the Spirosoma aerolatum genome carries:
- the nagB gene encoding glucosamine-6-phosphate deaminase, giving the protein MITESTILDNPDGLLSGTSPSGGPIQSAITYEKIPTHIYADAKDASRAVAQEIADLIRQKQSEGKPCILGLATGSSPKTVYAELIRMHREEGLSFRNVVSFNLDEYYPMEPDSIQSYWRFMREQLFDHVDIPQGNYHVPDGTLRTDKVAEFSKQYEAAIEAAGGLDFQLLGIGGNGHIGFNEPGSLINSHTRLMMLDNSTRAAASVDFGGLAKTPRKAITMGVASILSARRVVLLAWGERKAPVIRGAVEGLVTELNPASYLQTHPNALFVIDEAAASELTRMKTPWLVDSVVWDNKMKKKAVTHLSLTLGKPVLKLTDRDYNDNGMSDLLAQYGQAYDINIDVFNQLQHTITGWPGGKPNADDTNRPERALPAHKRCLIFSPHPDDDIISMGGTFQRLRDQGHEVHVGYQTSGNIAVADDEALRFADYVVDFNAKFGINSPEATRIFHDAAASLREKKDSEVDTPEVRYVKGLIRMGEAKSTCRFVGIPVENAHFMNMPFYETGTVAKKPISEEDIKITMDLIEKIKPHQIYAAGDLADPHGTHKVCLDAVMEAVRRLKHKNFMKDCWVWLYRGAWAEWDIHEIEMAVPMSPDQVMKKRLGIFKHQSQKDGVVYQGTDSREFWQRAEERNSATAGLYNRLGLAEYEAMEAFVRWRF
- a CDS encoding Gfo/Idh/MocA family protein; the encoded protein is MDINANPAQELGLGVIGMGGFGLFAVQQFLQVGFPDGLHAKLVAIAGSKREEAVTVAKRFGAEQVGSLEELVNHPGVDIVYIATPPFLHYEQAMLALNAGKHVICEKPLAMNPEQGQEMIDTARRKGLLMVTNLMQRYNPMFARVKHLIDKKILGEFLHGYFENYAGDEGLSPEHWFWDRSKSGGIFIEHGVHFFDMFAGWLGEGTIKAAQVIKRPNSNDIEDQVQATVEYGDDESGRKLVNFYHGFTQTGRMDRQEMRLLFERGDITLFEWVPTRMIMRCVVDEETTRALMDLFPGAQLNVTANIGGKDRPLRGRHKTFDAYQQIELRFGFGDEKQHIYSELLRLMFRDQLRAIQYPGSHRIIQEENGLESLKTAMIADQLARR
- a CDS encoding xanthine dehydrogenase family protein molybdopterin-binding subunit yields the protein MSHNPKQSESNPSRRAFLKAAGLTGATFALGLSGTDLLASPVHNLSAQPGLAQPETAELTPYVLIDKSGQITLMNPRPEIGQGTYQSVPALIAEELEVPLDKVIIRQTGGEKKYGGMWSQAVGGSGSIRGGYTQMRKVGASAREMLIKAASDQWNVPVEECYAENATVIHKPSGKKLTYGQLAETAAKLPVPKEPKLKDPKQFTMLGKSIPRPDVPPKVNGQAKFGMDAKIAGMLYASIERCPVLGSKLVSFDAAQALNVKGVQKAVKVERIMGKNRYEGVAVLADTYWAALQGRKALKVQWDHQHHDTFNSADYEKSLRHLEKAEGVVGHNTGDFDITFAEAPTKLEAFYETPMVSHSPMEPMNALAHYQSDDKIELWVSTQGGDLVKDEVAKVLKVSPDNVTVHVMFNGGGFGRRLTQDFATEAALLSKTVGKPVKVVWTREDDTSLGPFRPLTFSAMRGALSADGKAIAFQHKVISPSIDATMSEKYDKTKPDGTMLEGTGEQKYEIPNLRTRYVHSDIHIPLTYWRSVTSSTVAFAHECFLDEMAHKAGKDPMAFRLSLLTKDTDARRMMTKLKAVSGWDKPLPEGKGRGVAQWEFFAGLAGQVVEVSKNKSGGITVDKVYCVIDLGTVVNPDTVKAQVEGAIAMALTAATKDGITFANGRTVQTNFDANRMLRIQEMPEVEVHILAEGGPTIKGVGEPGLPPLAPALANAVFAATGKRIRTLPFDLEKV
- a CDS encoding acyltransferase family protein, producing the protein MRPLVAPISDTQAPATIQSGRLLSLDFFRGLTVAAMILVNNPGDWGHIYAPLEHAAWNGWTPTDLIFPFFLFIVGVSITFALGRRDEQKAKQDVIQKVVKRSVTLFLLGLFLNFFPKFDISTVRILGVLQRIAIVYLVCSLLFLKTSPRQQLYILLSVLIGYWLAMTQIPVPGVGYANLEPETNLAAWLDRIILTPAHVYKPAKVWDPEGLFSTVPAIGTGILGMLTGSWLQTNRPIAEKAAWLFAVGCLTLFGGLIWNGFFPINKALWTSSYVLLAGGLAMLVLALCYWLIDGQTKAQNYRWGILPFVAFGVNAITVFFLSGLIPRIMNLIHVTKADGTEVGLKEYLYRTAIAPPFTDPTNASLAGALTFVLIWFGILWWLYRKNVIIKV
- a CDS encoding (2Fe-2S)-binding protein; its protein translation is MAAVKLTINNQVHTLDIDPQMPLLWAIRDVVGLTGTKFGCGIAQCGACTVHLDGNPIRSCSFPVSAAAGHKITTIEGISKNGDHPIQKAWIEHQVPQCGYCQSGQIMSALALLKQTPKPTDADIDAAMQGNICRCGTYNRIRQAIHTASAEMTSAPKLPKSAPKIGER
- a CDS encoding NUDIX hydrolase, yielding MTFAEQLTTYFQTVAEECILGLSLDCVIFGFHDTRLKVLLLRWKDTNEWCLPGGFIYKEESVDTAAERVLRERTGLDQIYLQQFHLFGEAVRYDWQDTWQRQQIPFSFGSRWPKRTISAGYYALVDYTKVTSTTDFMSDECNWWDVSELPSMLYDHRNIVDVALKTIRLQLNWQPIGLNLMPEKFTIPELQRLYEAVLGRTLDARNFHKKITGLNILKRLDERRTGGAHKSPYLYQFDEENYQKALINGSLIFI
- a CDS encoding ATP-binding protein, encoding MYQLDQQVARRLTRFYVIALTVIAMLSLGGLWFIKRTLSNHYDDGRVVNVAGRQRMLSQRLTKLAILRAEGIAATDTVSFDSLLHDWHQTHDQLRQGKLQMEKAYAVRKSATLDSMFNHIEPYFQAMYQGFSRIGVSEPTTRKEALSIILQNELSFLQQMDAIVFQFDTESFQRIRTLERIEWLLTIATVLTLLIEGFFIFRPVVNHTKAIISRLAKSEQSLQRTNQRLEIANHELEATNQNLAYTNQKLLDTQQELVRTTEEKYQLIRAEDRVRSAALLEGQEEERRRFARELHDGIGQMLTGIKLHAEKLKSISLADEKQRQRFAELCDLIADIIQTTRQVSYNLMPSTLSDFGLGPTLQLLAEQTSRSSGIDIVFNGPRNAARLSPTMEIGLYRIAQEALHNAVKYANAPSIRINLQQDRHKLALSVQDDGKGFTLKAARSSEKSSLIVNGLENMRTRALLLNGTLTIQSKPKKGTTVEVLINLLS
- a CDS encoding response regulator transcription factor, whose product is MSIRILVTDDHSVVRKGIRMLLEDEPDIQIVGEASDGDEAVALLSGIDTDVLLLDITMPRMSGIDTLKVVSEKYPRVRTLMFSMHNNPDYILKAVQHGAAGYLLKDTGQEEILKAVRTVVDGDLYYPPNASSVIIRHLVLPNSIQRKNEVSNTPPKGPSIWNRITAREAQILTCLIDGMSSPEIADRFGISPNTVANQRASIIRKAGVKNTVDLIRLALEDKNR
- a CDS encoding DUF7010 family protein, with the protein product MDFNQEIVNQKRQFLIRANAGISLPIAGAIYWAALAVAGFYLKPGQWTLMAFCTSGLLFPLGLALQKPFKANLMVKNPLAGLIPYALFSMMLSWGIIIPASSIDKSLVPLCLAIGMSIHWPIIGWLYDSKACQLHALLRTIVVVACWYTLPGLRFTLLPLLVSVLYVLTVIGLTIEVTQARKQADKAPLWV